The region CACTGTCCCAGGCGCGCACGCCAGCGCCCTCGATTCTCAGCTCGGTTCCGTCCACTCGGGAAATCTCCGTTTCGGGCGCCATTCCTCAGGGTTGCGGCGGCCATTCCACCGGCATCAAGGCGATGCGCGCGGGCAGGCCATCCAGCTCCAGCTCACGGGTAAGGGCAAAGCCGTTGGCCAGTTCCGCGTCGGCCTCGAGGCGAACGGCCAGCGTTTCCCGGGCAATGTACTCCCGGTGCTCGAGTGCGGCCTCGAGCACGTCCGGCGCGCCCGCAATTCCCAGGGCTATGCGATCTTCGACGCGCAACCCCGCCTCGCGCCGCAGCCGCTGGATGCGGTTGACCAGCTCGCGCGCCAACCCTTCCTGGCGCAAAGCGCGGTCCACTGTGCGGTCGAGGGCAATGGTGAAGCCGGCATCGGCCTCGATCACCAGCTCACCGCGCGCCGCTTCCTGCACCTCGAGCTCGTCCGGCGCAAGCTCGAAGCCCTCGCCGTCCACCACAATGGTGAGCGGCTGGCCCTGGCGGAGCGCCTGCAGCCGCTCGGCCGGAATGGCTCGGATCTGCTCGGCGATCCAGGGCGTACGCGGGCCGAAGCGCTTGCCCAGCGCGCGGAAATTCGGTTGCGCGCGCAGTTCGACCAGCTCTCCGGCATCGGCGAGGAAGCGAACCTCCTTCACGTTCAGCTCGTCGCTGAGCAAACGCAGCAGCTCCTGGGAGATCTCGGTGCCACGTGGCAGAACGGCGTACATGGTGCGGAGCGGCTGGCGCACGCGGAGCCTCAGCTCCTCGCGCGCGGCGCGGCCGAGCCGGGCGAGCGTGCGCACGGCATCCATGGCCACGTCCAGCCGCGGATCCTGCAGCTCCGCCTGCGACTCGGGGAAGCGCGCGAGGTGCACACTCGTGCCGCCCGTGAGCGCGCGGTGCAGCCAGTCCGCGTGGAAGGGGGTGACGGGTGCGAGGAGTCGCGCGACCGTGAGCAGCGTGTCGGCCAGGGTGCGGAAAGCGGCGCGCGTGTCCGCCTGGTCGGCACTGCCCCAGAAGCGGTCGCGGCTGCGGCGGACGTACCAGTTCGAGACGTCGTCCACAATGAAATCGCCCACCGCGCGGGCGGCGCGCGTGATCTCGTAGGCCTCCATGTCGCGATCCACCTGCTCGACCAGCGCGTTGAGTCGCGAGAGCAGCCAGCGGTCGAGCACGGCTCGCCGGGCAGTCGGCGGATCGGCGTCCGAGGCCGCCCAGCCCTCAAGGTTGGCATAGAGCGCGAAAAAGCGATACGTGTTGGCCAGGGTGTCGAAGGTGCGCCGCGCCGACTCGCTCAGCGCCTGCGCATCGAAGCGTTTGCTGACCCAGGGCTGACTGCCCGTCACCAGATACCAGCGGATGGCGTCGGCGCCGAACTGCGCAATGGCCTCCCAGGGGTCGACCACGTTGCCGCGGGATTTGGACATCTTCTGCCCCTCGGCATCCAGCACCAAGTCATTGACCACCACATTGCGGTAGGCTGGCCCCAGCTCGAGCAGCGTCGAGATGGCCATGAGCGAGTAAAACCAGCCGCGGGTCTGGTCCACGCCCTCGCAGATGAAGTCGGCGGGGAAGTGGCGTCGCCAGGCGTCCTGGTTCTGGAACGGGTAGTGCCACTGCGCGTAGGGCATGGCGCCCGAGTCGAACCAGACGTCGATCACTTCGGGCGTCCGGCGCATCACGCCGCCGCAGGTCGCGCACTCCCAGCTCGGCTGGTCAATGAACGGCTTGTGCGGATCGAAGCCTTCCGGCAGGCCGCCGGCGCGCTGGGCCAGTTCAGCGAGCGAGCCGATGAACTCGAGGTGCGCGGCCTCGCGGTCGCAGACCCAGGCGGGGAGCGGCGTGCCCCAGTAGCGGTCGCGGGAGAGTGCCCAGTCCACGTTGCCGGCCAGCCACTCGCCGAAGCGGCCGGAGCCGACCTCGTGCGGGTACCAGTGCACCTGGCGGTTGTTCGCCAGCATCTGGTCCTTGACCGCCGTAGTGCGGATGTACCACGAGTCGCGGGCGATGTAGAGCAGCGGGCTCGAGCAGCGCCAGCAGTGCGGGTAAGTGTGGGGCTCGAGGGAGTAGCGGAACACCAGCCCCCGGCGCTTCAGGTCCTCGACCAGCACCTCGTCCGCCGTCTTGACGAACTGTCCGCCCACCAGCGGCAGCCGGGCGTCGAAGCGGCCGGCGTCATCCAGCGGCTGGAGCATGGGCAGCCCGTGGCGCTGCCCTGCGGCGTAGTCGTCCGCGCCGAAGGCGGGTGCGAGGTGGACGATGCCCGTGCCGTCCTCCGCGCTCACGAAGTCCTCGGCCACCGCGCGCCACGCCTCCTCGCTGCCGGCGGGCGCCGGAACGAGGTCGAACGGCCGGCGGTAGCGCAGGCCAACCAGTTCGCCGGCGCGGTAGCGGCGGCGCACGGCGACACTCGAGCCGAACACGGCGGGCACGCGCGACTCGGCCAGGATCAGCCGGGCCCCGTCCACCTCGACATCGACATACGGCAGCTCGGGGTGCAGGGCGAGTGCGGCATTGGAGGGCAAGGTCCAGGGCGTCGTCGTCCACACCAGGAAGGCGCGGCCCTCGGCGTCCGCCTCGCCGTCCGCGCCGAAGATAGGCGCTAGGAAATAGAGGGACGGGTCATTGACCTCTTCGTAGCCCAGCGCGACCTCATGGGAGCTGAGCCCGGTGCCGCAGCGCGGGCAGTAGGCCACGCTCTTGTGGCCGCGATAGATCAGGCCGCGCCCGTAGAGCTGCTTCAGGATCCACCACACGCTCTCGATGTACTCGGGCGTGAAGGTGACATACGGCCGCGAGTAGTCGAGCCAGTACCCGGTCCGCTCCGAGAGCCGCTCCCACTCCTCCTTGTAGGTGAACACGCTCGAGCGGCACACCTCGTTAAAGCGGGCGACGCCGAATTCCTCGATCTCCCGCTTGCCGCTGATCCCCAGTTTCTTCTCTGCCTCGATCTCGACCGGCAGGCCGTGCGTGTCCCAGCCGGCAATCCGCGTGATGTGCAGGCCGCGCATGGTGTGATAGCGGCAGACCAGATCCTTGATGGTACGGCTCAACACGTGGTGGATGCCGGGCCGGCCATTGGCCGTGGGCGGGCCCTCGTAGAACACGAACTCGGGCGCGCCCGCCGTAGCCTCGAGCGTGCGCCGGAAGAGGTCCTCGGCGCGCCACTGCTCGAGCACCTGCTCCTCGAGGCGGATCACGCTGTCGGGGTAGTCGGGAAACTTCATGGAGTCACGCCAGCCGCTGCAGTACGCCCTTGATCAGCGCCGTCAGCCTGGGCTCGGCCGCGGCGGCCGTGCGGATGATGGCCTGGATGTCCGCCGGCTCGAGGGCGTCCGGCAGGCAGCGGTCGGTGATAATGCTGATGCCCAGCACGCGCATGTCCATGTGCCGGGCCACGATCACCTCGGGCACGGTGCTCATGCCCACCACGTCAGCGCCCATGGTGCGCAGCATCCGGTACTCAGCGCGCGTCTCTAGGTTCGGGCCGGGCACGGCGACATACACGCCGCGGCGCAGGGGAATGCGCAGCTCGAGGGCGACCTCCTGCGCCAGCCGCTGCAGCCCGTGGTCGTAGGGCTGGGACATGTCCGGAAAGCGGGGGCCGAGGTCGTCCAGGTTGGGGCCGATCAGCGGACTATCGCCCAGCAGATTGATGTGGTCGTCCAGCAGGACCAGGTCGCCCGCGTCCCAGAGCGGGTTCATGCCGCCGCAGGCATTCGAGACCACGAGCGTGCGCGCGCCCAGCAGGTACATGACGCGGACCGGGAAACTGACCTGCGGCAGCGTGTACCCCTCGTAGCGGTGGAAGCGGCCCTGCATGGCCACGACCCGGCGGCCGGCGAGGCGGCCGAGCAGCAGCCGGCCAGTGTGGGTCTCGACCGTGGAAACGGGGAAATGCGGGAGCTCGGTATAGGGGATCGCTAGCTCGACCTCGATGTCCTCGGCCAGCGCGCCCAGCCCGGTGCCCAGGATGATGGCGACGTCGGGCTGGAACGCGCTGCGGCTGCGCACCGCGTCCACCGCTTCCTGGATCATGGCGCGCTGCGCCGCCGCGGCGGGTCCGCTCACGCTTCCTCATCCAGCTTCGAGAGCAGCGCCTCGACCTCGGACTCGCTCGGCTGCGCCGCCGGCGCC is a window of Gemmatimonadota bacterium DNA encoding:
- a CDS encoding isoleucine--tRNA ligase codes for the protein MKFPDYPDSVIRLEEQVLEQWRAEDLFRRTLEATAGAPEFVFYEGPPTANGRPGIHHVLSRTIKDLVCRYHTMRGLHITRIAGWDTHGLPVEIEAEKKLGISGKREIEEFGVARFNEVCRSSVFTYKEEWERLSERTGYWLDYSRPYVTFTPEYIESVWWILKQLYGRGLIYRGHKSVAYCPRCGTGLSSHEVALGYEEVNDPSLYFLAPIFGADGEADAEGRAFLVWTTTPWTLPSNAALALHPELPYVDVEVDGARLILAESRVPAVFGSSVAVRRRYRAGELVGLRYRRPFDLVPAPAGSEEAWRAVAEDFVSAEDGTGIVHLAPAFGADDYAAGQRHGLPMLQPLDDAGRFDARLPLVGGQFVKTADEVLVEDLKRRGLVFRYSLEPHTYPHCWRCSSPLLYIARDSWYIRTTAVKDQMLANNRQVHWYPHEVGSGRFGEWLAGNVDWALSRDRYWGTPLPAWVCDREAAHLEFIGSLAELAQRAGGLPEGFDPHKPFIDQPSWECATCGGVMRRTPEVIDVWFDSGAMPYAQWHYPFQNQDAWRRHFPADFICEGVDQTRGWFYSLMAISTLLELGPAYRNVVVNDLVLDAEGQKMSKSRGNVVDPWEAIAQFGADAIRWYLVTGSQPWVSKRFDAQALSESARRTFDTLANTYRFFALYANLEGWAASDADPPTARRAVLDRWLLSRLNALVEQVDRDMEAYEITRAARAVGDFIVDDVSNWYVRRSRDRFWGSADQADTRAAFRTLADTLLTVARLLAPVTPFHADWLHRALTGGTSVHLARFPESQAELQDPRLDVAMDAVRTLARLGRAAREELRLRVRQPLRTMYAVLPRGTEISQELLRLLSDELNVKEVRFLADAGELVELRAQPNFRALGKRFGPRTPWIAEQIRAIPAERLQALRQGQPLTIVVDGEGFELAPDELEVQEAARGELVIEADAGFTIALDRTVDRALRQEGLARELVNRIQRLRREAGLRVEDRIALGIAGAPDVLEAALEHREYIARETLAVRLEADAELANGFALTRELELDGLPARIALMPVEWPPQP
- a CDS encoding purine-nucleoside phosphorylase; translation: MIQEAVDAVRSRSAFQPDVAIILGTGLGALAEDIEVELAIPYTELPHFPVSTVETHTGRLLLGRLAGRRVVAMQGRFHRYEGYTLPQVSFPVRVMYLLGARTLVVSNACGGMNPLWDAGDLVLLDDHINLLGDSPLIGPNLDDLGPRFPDMSQPYDHGLQRLAQEVALELRIPLRRGVYVAVPGPNLETRAEYRMLRTMGADVVGMSTVPEVIVARHMDMRVLGISIITDRCLPDALEPADIQAIIRTAAAAEPRLTALIKGVLQRLA